One genomic window of Eptesicus fuscus isolate TK198812 chromosome 6, DD_ASM_mEF_20220401, whole genome shotgun sequence includes the following:
- the KANK2 gene encoding KN motif and ankyrin repeat domain-containing protein 2: MAQVLHVPAPFPGTPGPASPPAFPAKEPDPPYSVETPYGYRLDLDFLKYVDDIEKGHTLRRVAVQRRPRLGSLPRGAGSWWTSTESLCSNASADSRHSAYSYCGRGFYPQYGALEARGGFNPRVERTLLDARRRLEDQAAAPTGLGSLTPSAASSTSSLVGVGLPPPTPRGSGMSTPVPPSAGHLAHVREQMAGALRKLRQLEEQVKLIPVLQVKLSVLQEEKRQLTVQLKSQKFLGHPSGVRGRSELCLDLPEAPEDPVPLETRSVGTWVRERDLGVPDGEVALAAKVAVLETQLKKALQELQAAQARQAGPQPEPQPQAWPPPDSPVRVDTIRVVEGPREVEVAASTAAGAPAQRAQSLEPYGAGLRALVTSGGPESHPVFRSHEVVEAVFSSPAASTGNVHLVKKISITEQNCNGAAGLPPVSAESSSSPPGSAAASLAPPKKNTGRVPPCNTSTREPPRQAAPCESEEAGGAGGPQAGIRSIMKRKEEPADPATHQRSLQFVGVNGGCESSSEDSSTAENFSDNESTENETPEPEARVPSVAEAPPPRPTGTAVAKINQEECQLSRESQRVPTAEGASGSNVEEIRMELSPDLISACLALEKYLDNPNALTERELKVAYTTVLQEWLRLACRSDAHPELVRRHLVTFRAMSSRLLDYVVNIADSNGNTALHYSVSHANFPVVRQLLDSGVCQVDKQNRAGYSPIMLTALAALKTQDDIETLLQLFRLGDVNAKASQAGQTALMLAVSHGRADVVKALLACEADVNVQDDDGSTALMCACEHGHKEITGLLLAVPSCDISLTDRDGSTALMVALDAGQSEIASMLYSRMNIKCSFAPMSDDESPASSSAEE; this comes from the exons ATGGCCCAAGTCCTGCACGTGCCAGCCCCCTTTCCAG GgacccctggcccagcctccccaccgGCCTTCCCCGCCAAGGAGCCCGACCCTCCCTACTCCGTGGAGACGCCCTATGGCTACCGCCTGGACCTGGATTTCCTCAAGTATGTGGACGACATTGAGAAGGGCCACACGCTGCGGCGGGTGGCCGTGCAGCGCCGGCCGCGCCTCGGCTCGCTGCCCCGGGGCGCTGGCTCCTGGTGGACCTCCACCGAGTCGCTGTGCTCCAACGCCAGCGCGGACAGCCGCCACTCCGCCTACTCCTACTGCGGCCGCGGCTTCTACCCGCAGTACGGCGCCCTGGAGGCCCGCGGCGGCTTCAATCCTCGGGTGGAGCGCACCCTGCTGGACGCCCGGCGCCGCCTCGAGGACCAGGCCGCCGCGCCCACCGGCCTGGGCTCCCTCACCCCCAGCGCGGCCAGCTCCACCAGCTCCTTGGTGGGTGTGGGGCTGCCGCCCCCGACACCACGGGGCTCGGGCATGTCCACGCCAGTGCCACCCAGCGCCGGGCACCTGGCCCACGTTCGGGAGCAGATGGCGGGTGCCCTGCGGAAGCTGCGGCAGCTGGAGGAGCAGGTGAAGCTGATCCCCGTGCTGCAGGTGAAGCTGTCGGTGCTGCAGGAGGAGAAGCGGCAGCTCACCGTGCAGCTCAAGAGCCAGAAGTTCCTGGGCCACCCTTCGGGGGTCCGGGGCCGCAGCGAGCTCTGCCTCGATCTCCCCGAGGCTCCCGAGGACCCGGTACCACTGGAGACACGGAGCGTGGGCACCTGGGTCCGTGAGCGGGACTTGGGCGTGCCCGACGGGGAGGTGGCCCTGGCCGCCAAGGTCGCggtgctggagacccagctcaAGAAAGCGCtccaggagctgcaggcagctcAGGCCCGACAGGCTGGCCCCCAGcccgagccccagccccaggcctggccaccgCCAGACAGCCCAGTTCGCGTGGACACCATCCGAGTGGtagagggacctcgggaggtggaggtggcagcCAGCACAGCCGCGGGGGCCCCTGCACAGCGGGCCCAGAGCCTGGAGCCCTacggggcagggctgcgggcccTGGTGACGTCTGGAGGACCCGAGAGCCACCCCGTGTTCCGAAGCCATGAAGTGGTGGAGGCCGTGTTCTCCTCGCCCGCTGCGTCCACTGGCAACGTCCACTTGGTGAAGAAGATCAGCATCACCGAGCAGAACTGCAATGGGGCAGCAG GTCTTCCTCCGGTTTCTGCGGAGTCATCCTCATCGCCCCCAGGGTCCGCAGCAGCCTCCCTGGCACCGCCCAAGAAGAACACAGGCCGGGTGCCCCCCTGCAACACCAGCACCAGGGAGCCCCCCAGGCAAGCAGCCCCATGCGAGTCAGAGGAGGCCGGAGGTGCAG gtggGCCCCAGGCGGGCATACGGTCCATCATGAAGCGGAAAGAGGAGCCTGCAGACCCGGCGACCCACCAGAGGAGCCTCCAGTTTGTGGGGGTCAATGGCGG gtgTGAGTCCTCATCTGAGGACTCCAGCACAGCAGAGAACTTCTCGGACAATGAGAGCACAGAGAACGAGACCCCGGAGCCTGAGGCGAGGGTGCCGAGTGTGGCTGAAGctcccccgcccaggcccacGGGGACGGCAGTGGCCAAGATCAACCAGGAGGAGTGCCAGCTATCTCGGGAGTCTCAGCGAGTGCCCACGGCTGAGGGGGCCTCAGGATCAAATGTGGAGGAGATCCG GATGGAGCTAAGCCCCGACCTCATCtcagcctgcctggccctggaAAAGTACTTGGACAACCCCAACGCCCTCACCGAGCGGGAGCTG AAGGTGGCCTACACCACGGTGCTGCAGGAGTGGCTGCGCCTGGCCTGCCGCAGCGACGCCCACCCGGAGCTCGTGCGGCGCCACCTGGTCACGTTCCGGGCCATGTCATCACGGCTGCTGGACTATGTGGTCAACATCGCCGACAGCAACGGCAACACCGCGCTGCACTACTCCGTGTCCCACGCCAACTTCCCGGTGGTGCGGCAGCTGCTGGACAGCG gtgtcTGCCAGGTGGACAAGCAGAACCGTGCTGGCTACAGCCCCATCATGCTCACCGCCCTGGCCGCCCTCAAGACCCAGGATGACATCGAGACGCTCCTGCAGCTCTTCCGGCTCGGAGACGTCAACGCCAAAGCCAGCCAG GCCGGGCAGACAGCCCTGATGCTGGCCGTCAGCCACGGGCGCGCGGACGTGGTGAAAGCTCTGCTGGCCTGCGAGGCGGACGTCAACGTGCAGGACGATGACGGCTCCACGGCCCTCATGTGCGCCTGCGAGCACGGCCACAAGGAGATCACGGGGCTGCTGCTGGCGGTGCCCAGCTGTGACATCTCGCTCACGGACCGC GACGGGAGCACCGCTTTGATGGTGGCCCTGGACGCGGGGCAGAGTGAAATTGCGTCCATGCTGTACTCCCGCATGAACATCAAGTGCTCG